The following proteins come from a genomic window of Lachnoclostridium phytofermentans ISDg:
- a CDS encoding aminotransferase class V-fold PLP-dependent enzyme has product MDNFQCNTAISNSSDNIRNMMFGLDALVELDNNKMVPAINLDNAATTPPFKEVIQEIERQLMYYGSIGRGKGQKSENSTEVYTNGRDIVKDFVGANSDIYTVFYINNATDGINKLASAFIESPEDIVLSTRMEHHANDLPWRERTKTVYAEVDKKGRLIVDDIKRLLKAYNGRIKYVTVTAASNVTGYVNDVHYIAKLAHQYGAKIIVDGAQIVAHRAFNMLGQTLEENIDFFVFSAHKMYSPFGGGAVVGLTDVLNKHIAKFYGGGMVEAVCDYSVRYLPAPDRYEAGSPNYPGVVGMLRAMEVLKCIGFDYIKNHEQILLRRALDGLMKLPGVILYGDNENIADRVGIAVFTLRGIKNEEVANFLAGYRAIAVRHAAFCAHPYVRRLTGGSDTSGSFCYPLEGMVRISFGIYNNETDVDTFLATIKELLYSEYLRHFARVKNNSVQLSDRLCIPYDRA; this is encoded by the coding sequence ATGGATAACTTCCAATGTAATACCGCTATAAGTAATTCAAGCGATAATATACGTAATATGATGTTTGGGCTGGACGCGCTGGTTGAGCTTGATAACAATAAAATGGTACCTGCTATTAATTTAGATAATGCCGCTACTACTCCACCTTTTAAGGAGGTCATTCAAGAAATAGAGCGACAGCTTATGTACTATGGCTCCATCGGTCGCGGTAAAGGACAAAAGTCTGAAAATTCGACCGAGGTTTATACAAACGGACGAGATATCGTTAAGGATTTTGTTGGAGCAAACAGCGATATTTATACGGTTTTCTACATCAATAACGCGACAGATGGAATAAATAAACTTGCGTCAGCTTTTATCGAAAGCCCTGAGGACATCGTTCTCTCAACTCGCATGGAGCATCACGCAAATGATTTGCCTTGGCGCGAGCGTACGAAAACGGTATATGCTGAAGTAGATAAAAAAGGGCGGTTGATTGTCGATGATATAAAGAGGCTTCTTAAGGCGTATAACGGCCGAATTAAGTACGTTACAGTCACAGCGGCTTCCAATGTCACAGGTTATGTGAATGATGTGCACTACATCGCTAAACTCGCTCATCAATATGGTGCAAAGATCATTGTAGATGGCGCACAAATTGTCGCTCATCGAGCGTTTAACATGTTAGGGCAAACACTGGAAGAGAATATTGATTTTTTTGTTTTCTCAGCGCACAAAATGTACTCGCCTTTCGGCGGCGGTGCAGTGGTAGGGCTTACAGATGTGTTAAATAAGCATATAGCTAAATTTTATGGTGGTGGTATGGTAGAGGCGGTATGTGATTATTCAGTACGCTATTTACCAGCACCCGATCGATATGAAGCGGGTTCACCGAACTACCCAGGTGTAGTTGGAATGCTGAGAGCTATGGAAGTTCTTAAGTGTATTGGATTTGATTATATTAAAAACCATGAGCAGATACTTCTAAGAAGGGCACTGGATGGACTTATGAAACTTCCGGGGGTGATACTCTACGGTGATAATGAAAATATTGCTGATAGAGTGGGCATTGCTGTATTTACCCTTCGTGGCATAAAGAATGAAGAGGTAGCAAATTTTCTCGCAGGTTATCGTGCCATCGCTGTTCGCCATGCTGCCTTTTGCGCCCACCCTTATGTTCGCCGTCTGACAGGGGGTTCAGATACGTCGGGCTCATTTTGCTACCCCCTCGAAGGAATGGTGCGCATTAGCTTTGGAATATATAACAATGAAACTGATGTCGATACCTTTTTAGCAACGATTAAAGAATTACTATATAGTGAATACTTAAGACACTTCGCAAGAGTTAAAAATAATTCTGTTCAGTTATCAGATAGATTGTGCATACCATATGACCGTGCTTAA
- a CDS encoding C40 family peptidase encodes MTLSEQRQLLVESLKRREYKNTYTQDSKLRLNVYENPRGYGDCSSTMFTTYKMISGINIGSYSSSQAQNKLGIIVDVAKSELPDESNLLPGDLIFFNYEKAKQNSSNWGTWKDRYLHVGHVEMYIGDGKTIGHPSGFGPRIIDMRTYCNRMFKSGETYSISKRFVFNVNSYDAKFTGIESGFYSWCMNLQNEIKVKVDGIPGPEVLSKVPLIKFGTKGKVVELVQQRLIDLGYDIGKYGKNKDGIDGIYGLKCQEAIKSIDQWVLLKNVGTDITVGTDEWKFLLNIA; translated from the coding sequence ATGACATTATCAGAACAAAGGCAGTTGTTAGTTGAATCATTAAAGAGAAGAGAATATAAAAATACGTATACGCAAGATAGTAAGTTAAGACTGAATGTTTATGAAAATCCGAGAGGTTATGGCGATTGTTCATCGACTATGTTTACAACTTATAAGATGATTTCTGGAATCAATATAGGATCATACTCTTCATCGCAAGCACAGAATAAATTAGGTATCATAGTCGATGTTGCTAAGAGTGAATTACCAGATGAGAGTAATTTATTACCAGGGGATTTGATTTTCTTTAACTATGAAAAAGCAAAACAAAACAGTTCCAATTGGGGAACATGGAAGGATCGATATCTTCATGTTGGACACGTTGAGATGTATATTGGGGACGGTAAAACAATAGGTCATCCGTCAGGGTTTGGGCCAAGAATCATAGATATGAGAACTTATTGTAATCGGATGTTTAAATCAGGAGAGACATACAGTATATCAAAACGATTTGTTTTTAATGTAAATTCCTATGATGCGAAATTTACGGGTATTGAAAGCGGTTTTTATTCCTGGTGCATGAATTTGCAAAATGAGATTAAGGTGAAGGTTGATGGAATACCGGGGCCAGAAGTTCTTAGTAAGGTGCCATTGATTAAATTCGGTACAAAGGGAAAAGTTGTTGAATTGGTACAGCAAAGATTAATTGATTTGGGTTACGATATTGGAAAGTACGGGAAAAATAAAGATGGAATTGATGGAATTTACGGACTAAAATGTCAAGAAGCGATTAAAAGCATTGATCAGTGGGTTTTACTAAAGAATGTTGGAACAGATATTACTGTTGGTACGGATGAATGGAAGTTCTTATTAAATATAGCGTAA
- a CDS encoding alpha-glucosidase/alpha-galactosidase, translating into MKYQSNMVSDLQIAYIGGGSRGWAWTFMTDLAREPKLSGTVRLFDIDKSAAEQNMFIGNSITQREDAIGKWNYETKETLEEALTGADFIVISILPGTFDEMESDVHTPERLGIYQSVGDTAGPGGIIRALRTIPMFVDIAEAVKKYAPKAWVINYTNPMTLCVKTLYHVFPEIKAFGCCHEVFGTQKVLKGIAEQVLGIEDIPRNEVHVNVLGINHFTWFDYASYQGIDLFPIYRDYVKEHFEEGFIENDANWANTTFACSHRVKFDLFQKYGLIAAAGDRHLAEFVPGDWYLKDPENVKSWKFGLTTVDWRKEDLKQRLEKSHRLVSGEEKVDLKASGEEGILLIKALCGLERVVSNVNIPNTNRQIPNIPDSVVVETNAIFERDAIRPIIAGEMPDSILHLTIPHIQNHELVLKAALTCDKELVKQAFANDPLVKGRATAEEIDLLVEDMIQGSIKYLPEGWK; encoded by the coding sequence ATGAAGTATCAGAGTAATATGGTATCAGATTTACAAATAGCTTATATTGGTGGAGGTTCCCGAGGATGGGCATGGACTTTCATGACTGACCTAGCAAGAGAGCCAAAATTATCTGGTACTGTTAGGCTGTTTGATATTGATAAATCCGCAGCAGAACAAAATATGTTTATTGGAAATTCAATCACACAAAGAGAAGATGCCATTGGAAAATGGAACTATGAAACAAAAGAAACATTAGAGGAGGCTCTAACCGGTGCAGATTTTATTGTGATATCGATATTGCCTGGGACTTTTGATGAAATGGAATCTGATGTACATACCCCAGAACGTTTGGGAATTTATCAATCTGTTGGAGATACTGCAGGTCCTGGTGGCATAATACGTGCACTTCGCACCATTCCTATGTTTGTTGATATAGCAGAAGCAGTAAAAAAATATGCTCCTAAAGCATGGGTAATTAATTATACGAATCCAATGACTTTATGTGTGAAAACATTATATCATGTATTTCCAGAGATTAAAGCATTTGGTTGTTGTCATGAAGTATTTGGAACTCAGAAAGTTTTAAAAGGGATCGCAGAACAGGTGCTTGGTATTGAGGATATACCAAGAAATGAAGTTCATGTTAATGTCTTAGGGATTAATCACTTTACTTGGTTTGATTATGCATCCTATCAAGGAATAGATTTATTCCCTATCTATAGAGATTATGTAAAGGAACATTTTGAGGAAGGTTTTATAGAAAATGATGCAAACTGGGCAAATACTACATTTGCATGTTCTCATCGTGTAAAATTTGATTTATTCCAGAAATATGGATTGATTGCAGCTGCAGGAGATCGTCACTTGGCAGAGTTTGTACCTGGCGATTGGTACTTGAAAGATCCGGAAAACGTAAAGAGCTGGAAGTTTGGATTAACTACAGTAGATTGGAGAAAGGAAGACCTTAAACAGAGACTTGAGAAAAGCCATCGTTTAGTGAGTGGAGAAGAGAAAGTTGATTTAAAGGCATCTGGAGAAGAAGGAATTTTATTAATAAAAGCGCTCTGTGGTTTAGAAAGAGTTGTAAGTAATGTAAATATTCCAAATACCAACAGGCAAATACCGAATATACCAGATTCAGTGGTGGTTGAGACAAATGCTATTTTTGAGAGGGATGCCATACGTCCAATTATTGCAGGGGAGATGCCAGACTCTATCTTACATTTAACCATACCACATATACAAAACCATGAACTAGTATTAAAGGCTGCACTTACATGTGATAAAGAGTTAGTAAAGCAGGCATTCGCCAATGATCCATTAGTGAAAGGAAGAGCTACTGCGGAGGAAATTGATTTACTGGTAGAGGACATGATTCAGGGATCTATAAAATACTTGCCGGAAGGCTGGAAATAA
- the hcp gene encoding hydroxylamine reductase, which produces MGNNMDLEYEMFCYQCEQTAGGKGCTKQGVCGKTAEIANLQDLLVFQIKGISCYAKEMIERGEYIDKSIVILIENILFTTLTNVNFDASVHVELLKETQKVKESLRNHVGEIHNNTAQATYNLPDTKTDMLKDAPLAGIMYDNALDPDIRSLRQTIVYGVKGISAYGHQARSLGYYSDQVDNFYILALEAVTDDKLSVEELIRWTMRIGEMAIEVMKKLDEANTNTYKNPTPHKVNVNIRKGPFIIVSGHDLKDLEMLLIQTKGKGINIYTHGEMIPSHGYPNLKKYPHLVGNFGGAWQDQQKQFDNLPGCILMTTNCLMKPRESYKDRIYSTNVVGWDGVKHIKKDEDGEKDFSEIIQQALELGGFLEDEEPHEILVGFGHHATLSYAEKIVEAVKSGELRHFFLIGGCDGARPGATALADAFQTDVNGLPLSLIVSWYEQKAVADLLALLSLGIKSIYLGPSLPAFLSPNVLQYLVDTFDIRAISTAEDDIKTCLKQSIA; this is translated from the coding sequence ATGGGAAATAATATGGATTTAGAATATGAAATGTTTTGTTACCAGTGTGAGCAAACCGCTGGTGGAAAAGGTTGTACCAAACAAGGGGTATGTGGTAAAACAGCAGAAATTGCAAATCTTCAGGATCTACTTGTATTTCAGATAAAAGGTATCAGCTGCTATGCAAAAGAAATGATTGAACGTGGTGAATACATCGATAAATCGATTGTTATCTTAATTGAAAACATATTATTCACGACATTAACGAATGTTAATTTTGACGCTTCTGTTCATGTTGAATTATTAAAAGAAACCCAAAAAGTAAAAGAATCACTTCGAAATCATGTTGGTGAAATTCATAATAATACCGCTCAAGCCACTTATAACTTACCTGATACCAAAACTGATATGTTAAAAGATGCTCCATTAGCTGGTATTATGTATGATAATGCTCTAGATCCGGATATTCGCTCCTTGAGACAAACTATTGTTTATGGTGTGAAAGGTATCAGTGCATATGGACATCAAGCAAGATCGCTGGGATACTATAGTGATCAAGTGGATAATTTTTATATTCTTGCTCTCGAAGCCGTTACAGACGATAAACTAAGTGTTGAAGAGTTGATTCGATGGACAATGAGAATCGGAGAAATGGCAATCGAGGTAATGAAAAAACTTGATGAAGCAAATACAAATACTTATAAAAATCCAACACCGCATAAAGTTAATGTCAATATAAGAAAAGGTCCATTTATCATTGTTTCTGGTCATGATTTAAAAGACCTTGAAATGCTGTTAATTCAAACAAAGGGCAAGGGAATCAATATCTATACTCATGGAGAAATGATTCCTTCGCATGGCTATCCAAATCTAAAAAAATATCCTCATCTCGTCGGTAATTTTGGCGGTGCGTGGCAAGATCAACAGAAACAATTTGATAATCTTCCCGGATGTATCTTAATGACTACCAATTGTCTTATGAAACCAAGAGAATCCTATAAGGACAGAATTTATAGCACAAATGTTGTAGGTTGGGATGGAGTTAAGCATATAAAAAAAGATGAAGATGGAGAAAAGGACTTTAGTGAAATAATACAACAAGCACTGGAATTAGGTGGATTCCTAGAAGATGAAGAGCCACATGAAATTCTTGTTGGCTTTGGACATCATGCTACACTTAGTTATGCCGAAAAAATAGTAGAAGCAGTAAAAAGCGGAGAACTTCGGCATTTCTTTCTTATCGGCGGATGTGACGGAGCTAGACCGGGTGCTACAGCCTTAGCAGATGCTTTTCAAACAGATGTAAACGGTCTACCTCTTTCATTAATCGTCTCCTGGTATGAGCAAAAAGCCGTTGCAGATTTATTAGCATTGCTTTCACTAGGAATCAAAAGTATTTACCTCGGACCATCCTTGCCAGCATTTCTTAGTCCTAATGTTTTGCAATATCTCGTTGATACCTTTGATATTAGAGCTATTAGTACTGCAGAAGATGATATTAAAACATGTTTGAAACAAAGTATAGCTTAA
- a CDS encoding coenzyme F420-0:L-glutamate ligase, which yields MERKVGTVSRGVRCPIIREGDNLSTIVVNSVLDAAESEGFSLREKDVIALTESIVARAQGNYASVSAIATDVKNKLGGETIGVIFPILSRNRFAICLKGIAMGAKKVVLMLSYPSDEVGNELVSLDQLDEAGVNPYSDVLTLERYRELFGENKHPFTGVDYVDYYSSIIKDAGADVEIVFSNQPKTILEYTKNVLTCDIHTRMRTKRILKAAGAENVIGLDDILTSPIDGNGYNENYGLLGSNKSTEDQIKLFPRECFDLVKDIQTQIKEKTNQHVEVMVYGDGAFKDPVGKIWELADPCVSPAYTEGLEGTPNEVKLKYLADNDFKNLSGDALTEAISERIKHKEDNLVGNMASQGTTPRRLTDLIGSLCDLTSGSGDKGTPVVLIQGYFDNFTN from the coding sequence ATGGAAAGAAAAGTTGGAACAGTATCAAGAGGTGTTCGTTGCCCAATTATCCGTGAAGGAGACAATTTATCAACTATCGTAGTTAATAGTGTATTAGACGCTGCAGAATCTGAAGGATTTTCCTTAAGAGAAAAAGATGTCATTGCATTAACAGAATCTATCGTTGCACGTGCACAAGGAAATTATGCAAGTGTATCTGCTATTGCTACCGATGTAAAAAATAAACTTGGTGGAGAAACAATTGGTGTAATCTTCCCAATCCTTTCAAGAAATCGTTTTGCAATATGTCTTAAAGGTATTGCTATGGGTGCTAAAAAAGTAGTTCTTATGTTAAGCTATCCAAGCGATGAAGTAGGAAATGAGTTAGTGTCATTAGACCAATTAGATGAAGCTGGAGTTAATCCATATAGCGATGTACTTACTTTAGAACGTTATCGTGAATTATTCGGAGAGAATAAGCATCCATTTACCGGAGTTGATTATGTTGACTACTACTCCTCTATTATTAAAGATGCTGGTGCTGATGTTGAAATCGTCTTCTCCAATCAGCCAAAAACTATCTTAGAGTATACAAAAAATGTTCTTACTTGTGATATTCATACCAGAATGAGAACCAAGAGAATTTTAAAAGCCGCTGGCGCAGAAAATGTTATTGGACTAGATGATATCCTAACTTCTCCAATCGATGGCAATGGTTATAATGAAAATTACGGTTTATTAGGTTCTAATAAATCCACAGAAGATCAAATTAAGTTATTCCCAAGAGAATGCTTTGATCTTGTTAAGGATATTCAAACCCAAATCAAAGAGAAGACTAATCAACATGTAGAAGTAATGGTATACGGCGATGGTGCATTCAAGGATCCAGTGGGTAAAATCTGGGAACTTGCTGATCCATGCGTTTCCCCTGCATACACTGAAGGGTTAGAGGGTACTCCAAATGAGGTTAAATTAAAATATCTTGCAGATAATGATTTTAAGAACTTATCTGGTGATGCTTTAACAGAAGCTATTTCTGAACGTATTAAACATAAAGAAGATAATTTAGTAGGTAACATGGCAAGCCAGGGAACTACCCCTCGCCGTTTAACTGACCTCATCGGATCCCTTTGTGACTTAACCTCTGGTTCTGGTGACAAAGGAACTCCTGTTGTATTAATCCAAGGATATTTCGATAATTTTACAAACTAA
- the hcp gene encoding hydroxylamine reductase, with product MSQMFCFQCQETAGNKGCTLNGVCGKTAALANMQDLLIYVSKGLSEVTTKLRLEGGNISSEVNHYITLNLFTTITNANFDDEVFYQRVKETLAMKENLINQLNNKENLSEAALWTLPVDSTKDEIESMIAKSNSDEVGVLATKEEDVRSLRELITYGLKGLSAYVKHANALGYDEEAIAIFMQETLAKLLDDTLTIDELIALTMETGKFGVDGMALLDKANTTTYGNPEITKVNIGVGTNPGILVSGHDLSDLEQLLIQTEGTGIDVYTHSEMLPAHYYPNLKKFKHLKGNYGNAWWKQNEEFEKFNGPILMTTNCIVPPRASYKDRLYTTGAAGYVGCQHIDGESGSKKDFSVIIKHALQCEAPVEIETGEIIGGFAHAQVLALADAVVGAVKSGAIKKFVVMAGCDGRAKSRNYYTDFAKALPNDTVILTAGCAKYKYNKLDLGDIGGIPRVLDAGQCNDSYSLALIALKLKEVFELSDINELPIIYNIAWYEQKAVIVLLSLLYLGVKNIHLGPTLPAFLSPNVANVLVNNFGIAGIQTVEEDMDLFFGKDSSESTSDEITKDTVIGDILKINPESASTLMEAGMHCLGCPASQMETLEEACSVHGIDVEELLNKLNA from the coding sequence ATGAGTCAAATGTTTTGTTTTCAATGTCAAGAAACTGCAGGAAATAAAGGTTGTACCCTTAATGGTGTCTGCGGTAAAACTGCTGCCTTAGCAAATATGCAAGATTTACTTATCTATGTATCAAAAGGATTATCTGAGGTAACCACAAAACTTCGTTTAGAAGGTGGAAACATCTCATCAGAAGTTAATCACTACATTACATTAAATCTTTTCACAACTATAACAAACGCTAATTTTGATGATGAAGTTTTCTATCAAAGAGTAAAAGAAACCTTAGCTATGAAAGAAAATTTAATCAATCAGTTAAATAATAAAGAAAATCTATCCGAAGCTGCTCTTTGGACTTTACCAGTAGATAGCACAAAGGATGAAATCGAATCCATGATAGCAAAGTCCAATTCCGATGAAGTCGGAGTATTAGCAACAAAAGAAGAAGACGTTCGTTCTTTACGTGAGTTAATTACTTATGGACTAAAAGGTCTTTCCGCTTATGTAAAGCATGCGAATGCATTAGGCTATGATGAAGAAGCTATCGCTATCTTCATGCAGGAAACTTTAGCTAAATTACTTGATGATACTTTAACAATTGATGAATTAATTGCATTAACAATGGAAACAGGTAAATTTGGTGTAGATGGTATGGCATTACTTGATAAAGCGAATACCACAACTTATGGAAACCCAGAAATCACAAAGGTTAATATCGGTGTTGGAACAAATCCTGGTATCCTTGTATCTGGCCATGATTTATCCGATTTAGAGCAATTATTAATTCAAACAGAAGGAACAGGTATTGATGTTTATACTCACTCCGAAATGCTTCCTGCTCACTACTATCCAAACCTTAAGAAATTTAAGCATTTGAAAGGAAACTACGGAAATGCTTGGTGGAAGCAAAATGAAGAGTTTGAAAAATTCAATGGTCCAATTTTAATGACAACAAACTGTATTGTACCTCCAAGAGCTTCGTATAAAGATAGATTATATACAACTGGTGCTGCTGGCTATGTAGGATGTCAACATATTGATGGGGAATCCGGTAGCAAGAAAGATTTCTCAGTAATTATTAAGCATGCATTACAGTGTGAAGCTCCAGTGGAAATTGAAACTGGTGAAATTATTGGTGGATTCGCTCATGCTCAGGTTCTTGCACTTGCAGATGCAGTAGTAGGCGCTGTTAAGTCTGGTGCTATTAAGAAGTTTGTTGTAATGGCAGGCTGTGACGGACGTGCAAAATCAAGAAATTACTATACTGATTTTGCTAAGGCACTTCCAAATGACACTGTAATCTTAACTGCAGGTTGTGCAAAATATAAATATAACAAATTAGACTTAGGAGATATCGGTGGAATTCCTCGTGTATTAGATGCTGGTCAATGTAATGACTCCTACTCCTTAGCTCTTATCGCATTAAAATTAAAAGAAGTTTTCGAATTAAGCGATATTAATGAATTACCAATCATTTATAACATTGCTTGGTACGAGCAAAAGGCAGTTATCGTTTTACTCTCCCTTCTTTACTTAGGAGTGAAAAACATTCATTTAGGACCAACACTACCTGCTTTCCTTTCCCCAAATGTTGCAAATGTATTAGTAAATAACTTTGGTATTGCAGGAATTCAGACAGTAGAAGAAGACATGGATTTATTCTTTGGAAAAGATTCTTCTGAAAGCACATCTGATGAAATTACAAAGGACACTGTAATTGGCGATATCTTAAAGATTAATCCTGAAAGCGCTTCTACACTTATGGAAGCTGGTATGCATTGCCTTGGCTGCCCTGCATCACAGATGGAGACATTAGAAGAAGCTTGTAGCGTTCATGGTATAGATGTTGAAGAGCTCCTTAATAAATTAAATGCCTAA
- a CDS encoding phage holin yields MNEILFSAIQIIVVILLGLVSRYVIPWLKVKLDTEKASQILAWIQTAVTAAEQIISGESKGIEKKAFVTEYMNKLLKEKGISITEEQLNLLIESAVKALNTKGGL; encoded by the coding sequence ATGAATGAAATATTATTTTCTGCTATACAAATAATTGTTGTAATTCTTTTAGGTTTAGTATCAAGGTATGTAATTCCATGGCTTAAAGTAAAATTAGATACAGAAAAAGCTTCTCAGATTCTTGCTTGGATTCAGACAGCTGTTACAGCGGCAGAACAAATCATCAGTGGGGAATCAAAGGGAATAGAAAAGAAAGCTTTTGTTACGGAATACATGAATAAACTATTAAAAGAAAAAGGGATATCAATAACAGAGGAACAATTAAACCTTCTGATTGAATCTGCTGTTAAGGCATTGAATACTAAGGGGGGATTATAA
- a CDS encoding chemotaxis protein, whose amino-acid sequence MENNILLESGTNELEVLEFTIGGNSYGINVAKIKEILPFVSPTPVPNAYPTVEGIYMPRDFIMTIIDLRKTLNLHQETEQDGKDMIIVTNFNNLHVGFHVNKVLGIHRISWGDISKPDATLSHAGMGVATGIIKISNKLILLLDFEKIVADISPETSLKVSEMDLLKNRRRCDLPIIIAEDSHLLNQLLVDCLAKAGYTNITRTENGKEAYDLLVKYKQEGIVDKKVSLIITDIEMPVMDGHHLTKLVKEDTKLSKIPVVIFSSLVNEDMRRKGESLGANAQLSKPEIGQLVAKIDELLLSE is encoded by the coding sequence ATGGAAAACAATATTTTATTAGAAAGTGGCACAAACGAATTAGAAGTGCTCGAATTCACCATTGGTGGAAATAGCTATGGTATTAATGTGGCTAAGATTAAGGAGATACTTCCCTTTGTAAGCCCGACACCAGTACCTAACGCGTACCCTACAGTTGAGGGCATTTATATGCCTCGTGATTTTATCATGACAATCATAGACTTAAGAAAGACCCTAAACCTGCACCAGGAAACAGAGCAGGACGGTAAAGATATGATTATAGTAACAAACTTTAATAATCTACATGTTGGTTTTCATGTAAATAAAGTTTTAGGAATTCATCGTATCTCTTGGGGAGATATCTCAAAACCAGATGCTACATTAAGTCATGCTGGTATGGGAGTAGCAACTGGAATTATTAAAATATCAAATAAATTAATTCTTTTACTTGATTTTGAAAAAATAGTAGCCGATATAAGTCCTGAAACAAGTTTAAAAGTTTCAGAAATGGATTTATTAAAAAATAGAAGGCGTTGTGATTTACCAATCATTATTGCTGAAGATTCCCATTTACTTAATCAATTATTAGTCGACTGTCTTGCGAAAGCTGGTTATACCAATATCACTAGAACAGAGAATGGTAAAGAGGCTTATGACTTATTAGTAAAGTACAAGCAAGAAGGAATTGTTGATAAAAAGGTCTCGCTTATTATTACTGACATAGAGATGCCAGTGATGGATGGACATCACTTAACAAAGCTTGTTAAGGAGGATACAAAACTATCTAAAATTCCAGTTGTTATCTTTTCTTCCTTGGTAAATGAGGATATGCGTAGGAAAGGTGAATCTTTAGGTGCAAATGCCCAATTATCAAAACCAGAGATTGGACAATTAGTAGCTAAAATTGATGAGTTACTTTTAAGTGAATAA
- a CDS encoding PH domain-containing protein: MEVVYKEKKRTKLFGLPLHFVTYRIGPDKINIQSGFLTIVEDDAYMYKVQDVRLTRSFLERVFCLGTVTCYTGDKTHPELKLIHIRKSSSIKDYLMEASEEARRKRRAMHILDGQEQKDVDEDDVEDEY, translated from the coding sequence ATGGAAGTAGTTTATAAGGAGAAGAAACGTACAAAGTTGTTTGGTTTACCATTGCACTTTGTTACATATCGCATTGGACCAGATAAAATCAACATTCAGAGTGGTTTTTTAACTATAGTTGAGGATGATGCGTATATGTATAAAGTTCAAGATGTAAGACTAACACGTAGTTTTTTGGAAAGAGTTTTTTGCCTTGGTACTGTTACCTGTTATACTGGAGATAAGACCCACCCAGAGCTTAAGCTAATACATATACGTAAGAGCTCTAGCATAAAGGACTATTTAATGGAAGCTTCAGAAGAAGCTAGAAGAAAACGTAGGGCCATGCATATCTTAGACGGACAAGAACAAAAAGATGTGGATGAGGATGACGTGGAAGATGAATACTAG